A single Oncorhynchus mykiss isolate Arlee chromosome 22, USDA_OmykA_1.1, whole genome shotgun sequence DNA region contains:
- the LOC110501639 gene encoding helix-loop-helix protein 2-like, producing MMLSPDQPDVDLPWGQPDTETLLNSIKMECAPLPAEPAEGEGKARSLSIPSLSREEKRRRRRATAKYRSAHATRERIRVEAFNVGFAELRKLLPTLPPDKKLSKIEILRLAICYITYLNHVLDV from the coding sequence ATGATGCTGAGTCCTGACCAGCCAGACGTTGACCTGCCCTGGGGGCAGCCCGACACAGAGACCCTGCTGAACAGCATCAAGATGGAGTGCGCCCCCCTGCCCGCGGAGCCCGCAGAGGGCGAAGGCAAGGCGCGCTCTCTGTCCATTCCTTCCCTCagcagggaggagaagaggaggcggaggcgCGCTACAGCCAAGTACCGGTCCGCGCACGCAACAAGAGAGCGCATTCGCGTCGAGGCTTTCAACGTTGGGTTCGCCGAGTTGAGGAAGCTTCTCCCGACACTTCCGCCAGACAAGAAGCTGTCCAAGATTGAGATCCTCCGGCTCGCAATCTGCTACATCACCTACCTCAACCATGTGCTGGATGTGTAG